The following coding sequences are from one Nicotiana tomentosiformis chromosome 3, ASM39032v3, whole genome shotgun sequence window:
- the LOC104087350 gene encoding V-type proton ATPase subunit B 2 isoform X1: MGAENNNIDMEEGTLEVGMEYRTVSGVAGPLVILDKVKGPKYQEIVNIRLGDGTTRRGQVLEVDGEKAVVQVFEGTSGIDNKYTTVQFTGEVLKTPVSLDMLGRIFNGSGKPIDNGPPILPEAYRDISGSSINPSERTYPEEMIQTGISTIDVMNSIARGQKIPLFSAAGLPHNEIAAQICRQAGLVKRLEKSENLLEGGEDDNFAIVFAAMGVNMETAQFFKRDFEENGSMERVTLFLNLANDPTIERIITPRIALTTAEYLAYECGKHVLVILTDMSSYADALREVSAAREEVPGRRGYPGYMYTDLATIYERAGRIEGRTGSITQIPILTMPNDDITHPTPDLTGYITEGQIYIDRQLHNRQIYPPINVLPSLSRLMKSAIGEGMTRRDHSDVSNQLYANYAIGKDVQAMKAVVGEEALSSEDLLYLEFLDKFERKFVAQGAYDTRNIFQSLDLAWTLLRIFPRELLHRIPAKTLDQYYSRDASN, encoded by the exons ATGGGTGCGGAAAACAACAATATTGACATGGAGGAGGGAACCCTGGAGGTTGGAATGG AATATAGAACTGTCTCAGGTGTTGCTGGACCACTTGTTATCCTCGACAAAGTTAAG GGACCCAAGTACCAGGAGATTGTTAACATTCGTTTGGGAGATGGAACAACAAGACGTGGACAAGTTCTGGAAGTTGATGGGGAAAAAGCTGTTGTTCAG GTTTTTGAAGGAACATCTGGAATCGACAACAAATACACAACTGTGCAGTTTACCGGGGAG GTGCTTAAAACACCGGTCTCACTAGATATGCTCGGACGTATCTTCAATGGTTCAGGGAAGCCCATTGACAATGGTCCTCCAATTTTACCCGAGGCTTACAGAGATATTTCTG GGAGTTCTATCAACCCTAGTGAGAGAACCTATCCTGAAGAGATGATTCAAACAGGAATTTCAACAATTGATGTCATGAATTCAATTGCTAGAGGACAAAAAATCCCTCTTTTCTCTGCTGCCGGTCTTCCCCATAATGAAATTGCAGCCCAGATCTGTCGTCAGGCTGGTTTGGTGAAGAGGTTGGAGAAATCTGAAAATCTTCTTGAG GGTGGTGAAGACGACAATTTTGCCATAGTTTTTGCAGCTATGGGTGTCAACATGGAAACAGCTCAATTTTTCAAACGTGATTTTGAGGAAAATGGATCCATGGAGAGAGTGACACTTTTCTTAAACCTG GCCAACGATCCCACAATTGAACGTATTATTACTCCCAGGATTGCCCTTACAACTGCCGAATATTTAGCATATGAATGTGGCAAGCACGTTCTTGTGATTCTAACTGATATGAGTTCATATGCTGATGCTCTTCGTGAG GTATCTGCTGCCCGAGAAGAAGTGCCTGGAAGGCGTGGATATCCCGGTTACATGTATACCGATCTTGCAACCATTTATGAACGAGCTGGACGTATCGAGGGACGGACGGGATCTATCACACAGATTCCAATTCTGACCATGCCTAATGATG ATATTACACACCCAACTCCAGATCTTACTGGTTATATCACTGAAGGACAAATATATATTGACCGACAACTTCATAACCGGCAG ATATACCCACCAATCAATGTACTTCCATCCCTGTCTCGGTTGATGAAG AGTGCCATTGGTGAGGGTATGACTAGGAGGGATCATTCTGATGTATCCAACCAG cTGTATGCAAATTATGCCATTGGAAAGGACGTCCAGGCAATGAAAGCTGTTGTCGGAGAAGAAGCACTTTCTTCTGAGGACTTG CTGTATTTGGAGTTTCTTGACAAATTTGAGCGGAAATTTGTCGCTCAAGGAGCCTATGACACACGCAACATATTCCAGTCACTTGATTTAGCATGGACACTCCTTCGCATCTTCCCTCGTGAGCTACTTCATCGTATCCCAGCAAAGACCCTAGATCAATATTACAGCCGCGATGCATCTAATTAA
- the LOC104087350 gene encoding V-type proton ATPase subunit B 2 isoform X2 — translation MGAENNNIDMEEGTLEVGMEYRTVSGVAGPLVILDKVKGPKYQEIVNIRLGDGTTRRGQVLEVDGEKAVVQVFEGTSGIDNKYTTVQFTGEVLKTPVSLDMLGRIFNGSGKPIDNGPPILPEAYRDISGNSINPSERTYPEEMIQTGISTIDVMNSIARGQKIPLFSAAGLPHNEIAAQICRQAGLVKRLEKSENLLEGGEDDNFAIVFAAMGVNMETAQFFKRDFEENGSMERVTLFLNLANDPTIERIITPRIALTTAEYLAYECGKHVLVILTDMSSYADALREVSAAREEVPGRRGYPGYMYTDLATIYERAGRIEGRTGSITQIPILTMPNDDITHPTPDLTGYITEGQIYIDRQLHNRQIYPPINVLPSLSRLMKSAIGEGMTRRDHSDVSNQLYANYAIGKDVQAMKAVVGEEALSSEDLLYLEFLDKFERKFVAQGAYDTRNIFQSLDLAWTLLRIFPRELLHRIPAKTLDQYYSRDASN, via the exons ATGGGTGCGGAAAACAACAATATTGACATGGAGGAGGGAACCCTGGAGGTTGGAATGG AATATAGAACTGTCTCAGGTGTTGCTGGACCACTTGTTATCCTCGACAAAGTTAAG GGACCCAAGTACCAGGAGATTGTTAACATTCGTTTGGGAGATGGAACAACAAGACGTGGACAAGTTCTGGAAGTTGATGGGGAAAAAGCTGTTGTTCAG GTTTTTGAAGGAACATCTGGAATCGACAACAAATACACAACTGTGCAGTTTACCGGGGAG GTGCTTAAAACACCGGTCTCACTAGATATGCTCGGACGTATCTTCAATGGTTCAGGGAAGCCCATTGACAATGGTCCTCCAATTTTACCCGAGGCTTACAGAGATATTTCTGGCAA TTCTATCAACCCTAGTGAGAGAACCTATCCTGAAGAGATGATTCAAACAGGAATTTCAACAATTGATGTCATGAATTCAATTGCTAGAGGACAAAAAATCCCTCTTTTCTCTGCTGCCGGTCTTCCCCATAATGAAATTGCAGCCCAGATCTGTCGTCAGGCTGGTTTGGTGAAGAGGTTGGAGAAATCTGAAAATCTTCTTGAG GGTGGTGAAGACGACAATTTTGCCATAGTTTTTGCAGCTATGGGTGTCAACATGGAAACAGCTCAATTTTTCAAACGTGATTTTGAGGAAAATGGATCCATGGAGAGAGTGACACTTTTCTTAAACCTG GCCAACGATCCCACAATTGAACGTATTATTACTCCCAGGATTGCCCTTACAACTGCCGAATATTTAGCATATGAATGTGGCAAGCACGTTCTTGTGATTCTAACTGATATGAGTTCATATGCTGATGCTCTTCGTGAG GTATCTGCTGCCCGAGAAGAAGTGCCTGGAAGGCGTGGATATCCCGGTTACATGTATACCGATCTTGCAACCATTTATGAACGAGCTGGACGTATCGAGGGACGGACGGGATCTATCACACAGATTCCAATTCTGACCATGCCTAATGATG ATATTACACACCCAACTCCAGATCTTACTGGTTATATCACTGAAGGACAAATATATATTGACCGACAACTTCATAACCGGCAG ATATACCCACCAATCAATGTACTTCCATCCCTGTCTCGGTTGATGAAG AGTGCCATTGGTGAGGGTATGACTAGGAGGGATCATTCTGATGTATCCAACCAG cTGTATGCAAATTATGCCATTGGAAAGGACGTCCAGGCAATGAAAGCTGTTGTCGGAGAAGAAGCACTTTCTTCTGAGGACTTG CTGTATTTGGAGTTTCTTGACAAATTTGAGCGGAAATTTGTCGCTCAAGGAGCCTATGACACACGCAACATATTCCAGTCACTTGATTTAGCATGGACACTCCTTCGCATCTTCCCTCGTGAGCTACTTCATCGTATCCCAGCAAAGACCCTAGATCAATATTACAGCCGCGATGCATCTAATTAA
- the LOC104087350 gene encoding V-type proton ATPase subunit B 2 isoform X3 — translation MAILWIITYKFTSFLVAEYRTVSGVAGPLVILDKVKGPKYQEIVNIRLGDGTTRRGQVLEVDGEKAVVQVFEGTSGIDNKYTTVQFTGEVLKTPVSLDMLGRIFNGSGKPIDNGPPILPEAYRDISGSSINPSERTYPEEMIQTGISTIDVMNSIARGQKIPLFSAAGLPHNEIAAQICRQAGLVKRLEKSENLLEGGEDDNFAIVFAAMGVNMETAQFFKRDFEENGSMERVTLFLNLANDPTIERIITPRIALTTAEYLAYECGKHVLVILTDMSSYADALREVSAAREEVPGRRGYPGYMYTDLATIYERAGRIEGRTGSITQIPILTMPNDDITHPTPDLTGYITEGQIYIDRQLHNRQIYPPINVLPSLSRLMKSAIGEGMTRRDHSDVSNQLYANYAIGKDVQAMKAVVGEEALSSEDLLYLEFLDKFERKFVAQGAYDTRNIFQSLDLAWTLLRIFPRELLHRIPAKTLDQYYSRDASN, via the exons ATGGCAATCTTGTGGATCATCACATATAAGTTCACATCTTTTCTGG TTGCAGAATATAGAACTGTCTCAGGTGTTGCTGGACCACTTGTTATCCTCGACAAAGTTAAG GGACCCAAGTACCAGGAGATTGTTAACATTCGTTTGGGAGATGGAACAACAAGACGTGGACAAGTTCTGGAAGTTGATGGGGAAAAAGCTGTTGTTCAG GTTTTTGAAGGAACATCTGGAATCGACAACAAATACACAACTGTGCAGTTTACCGGGGAG GTGCTTAAAACACCGGTCTCACTAGATATGCTCGGACGTATCTTCAATGGTTCAGGGAAGCCCATTGACAATGGTCCTCCAATTTTACCCGAGGCTTACAGAGATATTTCTG GGAGTTCTATCAACCCTAGTGAGAGAACCTATCCTGAAGAGATGATTCAAACAGGAATTTCAACAATTGATGTCATGAATTCAATTGCTAGAGGACAAAAAATCCCTCTTTTCTCTGCTGCCGGTCTTCCCCATAATGAAATTGCAGCCCAGATCTGTCGTCAGGCTGGTTTGGTGAAGAGGTTGGAGAAATCTGAAAATCTTCTTGAG GGTGGTGAAGACGACAATTTTGCCATAGTTTTTGCAGCTATGGGTGTCAACATGGAAACAGCTCAATTTTTCAAACGTGATTTTGAGGAAAATGGATCCATGGAGAGAGTGACACTTTTCTTAAACCTG GCCAACGATCCCACAATTGAACGTATTATTACTCCCAGGATTGCCCTTACAACTGCCGAATATTTAGCATATGAATGTGGCAAGCACGTTCTTGTGATTCTAACTGATATGAGTTCATATGCTGATGCTCTTCGTGAG GTATCTGCTGCCCGAGAAGAAGTGCCTGGAAGGCGTGGATATCCCGGTTACATGTATACCGATCTTGCAACCATTTATGAACGAGCTGGACGTATCGAGGGACGGACGGGATCTATCACACAGATTCCAATTCTGACCATGCCTAATGATG ATATTACACACCCAACTCCAGATCTTACTGGTTATATCACTGAAGGACAAATATATATTGACCGACAACTTCATAACCGGCAG ATATACCCACCAATCAATGTACTTCCATCCCTGTCTCGGTTGATGAAG AGTGCCATTGGTGAGGGTATGACTAGGAGGGATCATTCTGATGTATCCAACCAG cTGTATGCAAATTATGCCATTGGAAAGGACGTCCAGGCAATGAAAGCTGTTGTCGGAGAAGAAGCACTTTCTTCTGAGGACTTG CTGTATTTGGAGTTTCTTGACAAATTTGAGCGGAAATTTGTCGCTCAAGGAGCCTATGACACACGCAACATATTCCAGTCACTTGATTTAGCATGGACACTCCTTCGCATCTTCCCTCGTGAGCTACTTCATCGTATCCCAGCAAAGACCCTAGATCAATATTACAGCCGCGATGCATCTAATTAA